A DNA window from Armatimonadota bacterium contains the following coding sequences:
- a CDS encoding class II aldolase/adducin family protein, with product MATDELVLRASFCEVCRWMWQRGLIGSVEGNLTARLDADRLLITPKGKHKGTLKPNDMVVIDLEGKALGGGTPSSEVKLHLEVYAQRPDCSAAIHAHPPIATGFALAHETIPDNLLPEAAVFLGSVALVPFAMPGTDATRDAIRPLLDDHKTFLLANHGALVLGTDIYDAFARMETLERVATVVYNSHLIGNPVSLPQRDFQALLENSLSGKLG from the coding sequence ATGGCAACGGATGAACTGGTTTTGCGGGCGAGCTTTTGCGAAGTCTGCCGATGGATGTGGCAAAGGGGCCTCATCGGTTCCGTGGAGGGCAACCTCACTGCACGATTGGACGCGGACCGTCTGTTGATAACGCCAAAGGGAAAGCATAAAGGAACCCTGAAGCCGAATGACATGGTGGTGATCGACCTAGAAGGCAAAGCTCTTGGAGGCGGTACTCCGAGTTCTGAAGTCAAGTTGCACCTTGAAGTCTATGCACAGCGGCCCGACTGCAGCGCAGCCATTCACGCCCATCCTCCGATTGCAACGGGCTTTGCGCTGGCACACGAAACGATCCCGGACAATTTGCTTCCTGAAGCTGCGGTATTCCTGGGCTCGGTCGCTTTGGTTCCGTTTGCAATGCCCGGCACCGATGCCACTAGGGACGCCATTAGGCCTTTGCTAGATGACCATAAGACCTTCTTGCTTGCCAACCATGGAGCGCTGGTGCTCGGGACTGACATCTACGATGCATTTGCCCGGATGGAAACGCTCGAACGAGTGGCGACTGTCGTATACAACTCTCATTTGATTGGCAACCCGGTGTCGCTGCCACAAAGAGACTTCCAGGCGCTTCTCGAAAATTCCCTCAGCGGTAAATTGGGTTAG
- a CDS encoding proline dehydrogenase family protein, translating into MAFGRTFILKASALKPVEKLVRKSFLFRPVVRRFIAGDTLAEAMQVAEGLAARGLGVSLDYLGENTKTREEAVHACEMYREIISAIAGSKHRDRINISIKLTQCGLDIDPTWAEENYREVLKLGEKSDTFVRVDMEASEYTERTIAMVSRVFADHKNTGTVLQSYLKRSIDDTKFMIDEGIRIRVVKGAYLEPESVAFPEKSTVDAKYVEMAKMLLEKGNYPAIATHDESIINAVKEFASANNIGKERFEFQMLYGIRRDLQDGLLAEGYNVRVYVPYGDMWYPYFSRRLAERPANMWFIAKAMFKK; encoded by the coding sequence ATGGCGTTCGGTCGTACATTTATTCTCAAAGCATCTGCGCTCAAGCCGGTCGAAAAGCTGGTTCGCAAGTCATTTCTATTCCGACCCGTTGTGCGGCGGTTTATCGCAGGTGATACGCTCGCCGAGGCCATGCAGGTTGCAGAAGGGCTCGCCGCACGTGGTTTGGGCGTCTCGCTGGACTATCTGGGCGAGAACACCAAAACCCGGGAAGAGGCCGTTCATGCCTGCGAGATGTATCGCGAGATCATCTCTGCGATCGCCGGAAGCAAGCACCGTGACAGGATCAATATCTCGATCAAGTTGACGCAATGCGGTCTGGACATTGATCCCACATGGGCTGAGGAGAATTACCGCGAGGTGCTAAAGCTCGGCGAGAAGTCGGATACCTTTGTCCGTGTGGACATGGAAGCGAGCGAGTACACCGAGCGCACGATCGCAATGGTCTCTCGAGTGTTCGCGGATCATAAAAACACCGGCACCGTTCTACAGAGCTATCTGAAGCGCTCAATCGACGACACGAAGTTCATGATTGACGAGGGAATTCGCATCCGCGTTGTCAAAGGTGCCTACTTAGAGCCAGAATCGGTTGCATTCCCAGAAAAATCCACCGTTGACGCAAAGTATGTTGAGATGGCCAAGATGCTCCTTGAGAAAGGAAATTATCCCGCTATCGCGACTCACGACGAATCCATTATCAATGCCGTGAAGGAATTTGCAAGCGCCAACAACATTGGAAAGGAGCGGTTTGAATTCCAGATGCTGTACGGCATCCGGCGAGATCTTCAAGACGGGCTATTGGCCGAAGGGTACAACGTCCGCGTCTACGTGCCGTACGGCGACATGTGGTACCCCTACTTCTCGCGCAGGTTGGCTGAACGACCGGCGAATATGTGGTTCATCGCGAAGGCGATGTTCAAGAAGTAA
- a CDS encoding histidine--tRNA ligase, with the protein MKFKAQRGTHDVLPTQSGLWRHVESRFSEVAARYGYNEIRTPVFEDTELFKRTSGDTSEVVTKQMFQFTDKGGRDIALKAEGTAPVVRSYLEHHLGETGAVTKLWYCTPVFRHERPQFLRYRQHHQFGIECIGSALPDADVEVIELAIMFLRDLGLTHLKVQLNSIGRAETRERYREVVLSHGASYLADLDDESQQRALKNPLRLLDSKDPKAVEVFQNVPSILDSLEDDSKAHFEMVQAGLTEAGIPFELKPTIVRGLDYYSDTVFEIESSDLGAQTAMCGGGRYDGLIGLLGGPPTPAVGFGMGIERLIHILESNAKVPEIKGLDVYVVAASSEFQPNARALARKLRSEGIRTEVDLASKSLKGQMKQADKSGAKYAAILGADEIAASTITLRTLSDSSQQSLTFDQLVNFLRS; encoded by the coding sequence ATGAAATTCAAGGCTCAGCGCGGTACTCATGACGTCCTCCCTACTCAATCAGGGCTATGGAGGCATGTTGAGTCTCGATTTTCTGAGGTCGCTGCGCGCTATGGCTACAACGAGATTCGAACTCCGGTGTTTGAAGACACCGAGCTTTTTAAGCGAACGAGCGGCGATACCAGTGAAGTCGTCACGAAGCAGATGTTCCAGTTCACCGATAAAGGTGGGCGCGACATTGCGCTGAAGGCAGAAGGCACCGCACCAGTTGTCAGAAGCTACCTTGAGCACCACCTTGGTGAAACAGGTGCCGTGACCAAGCTGTGGTATTGCACCCCGGTTTTCCGGCATGAACGCCCACAGTTCTTGCGCTATCGGCAGCACCACCAATTCGGCATTGAGTGTATTGGCAGCGCACTGCCCGACGCCGATGTTGAAGTAATCGAACTTGCGATCATGTTCTTGCGCGATCTTGGGTTGACACACCTCAAGGTCCAACTGAATTCGATCGGACGTGCGGAAACTCGAGAGCGATACCGTGAAGTCGTCCTCAGCCACGGCGCGTCCTATCTTGCAGACCTCGACGATGAATCCCAGCAGCGTGCGCTAAAGAATCCTCTCCGGTTGTTGGACAGCAAAGACCCGAAAGCAGTCGAAGTATTCCAAAACGTGCCGAGCATTCTGGATTCGCTGGAAGACGATTCAAAGGCGCATTTTGAGATGGTGCAAGCAGGTTTGACCGAAGCGGGCATTCCTTTTGAACTCAAGCCGACGATCGTGCGCGGATTGGATTACTACTCGGATACAGTTTTTGAGATCGAGTCTTCGGACCTTGGAGCCCAAACAGCCATGTGCGGCGGGGGCAGATACGATGGCCTGATTGGTCTGTTGGGCGGGCCGCCGACTCCTGCAGTCGGATTCGGCATGGGAATCGAACGGCTGATTCATATCCTCGAATCAAACGCCAAGGTTCCCGAGATCAAGGGTCTCGATGTCTATGTCGTCGCCGCAAGTAGCGAGTTTCAACCGAACGCGCGTGCCCTCGCACGAAAACTCCGATCAGAGGGCATTAGAACCGAGGTTGATTTGGCTAGCAAGAGTTTGAAGGGCCAAATGAAGCAAGCTGACAAATCAGGAGCGAAGTACGCGGCGATTCTTGGCGCAGACGAGATTGCGGCTAGCACAATCACTCTTCGAACCCTATCCGATAGTTCTCAACAATCGCTTACCTTTGACCAATTGGTTAATTTCTTGCGATCATGA
- a CDS encoding UDP-2,3-diacylglucosamine diphosphatase: MSEGKARYRAVFVSDIHLGSVSCKSEAIQKFMQQCDCEYLYLVGDIIDMWVSRRKGKWQQSHSNVVRSILGKAKYGTKVYLTPGNHDAEFRRMNGLDFGNIFIDHQFTHTTLQDKKLLIIHGDYLDRSVTTLKPLAVMGAWLHEGMSNVNIVTNKIRTKLGKKPSDFSSNAKKRVKSFIRYFTNFEDRICVDAKNGGFDGVVCGHIHRPAFEINDEAGIMYINTGDWMDHCTAMVEHQDGRLEMLKWCPASESLQRASTSLTSAGRELL; encoded by the coding sequence ATGTCAGAAGGAAAAGCCCGATACCGAGCCGTATTTGTCTCAGATATTCATCTGGGATCGGTTTCTTGCAAATCCGAAGCGATCCAGAAGTTCATGCAGCAGTGCGACTGCGAATATCTCTATCTCGTGGGCGACATCATCGACATGTGGGTGAGCCGGCGCAAAGGGAAATGGCAGCAATCCCACTCAAACGTTGTCCGGTCGATTTTGGGGAAAGCCAAGTACGGAACGAAGGTTTATCTGACCCCTGGGAACCACGACGCTGAATTTCGACGAATGAACGGCCTCGATTTTGGAAACATCTTCATCGACCACCAGTTCACGCACACGACATTGCAGGATAAAAAGCTCCTGATCATCCACGGAGATTATCTGGATCGAAGTGTCACCACGTTGAAGCCTCTGGCGGTCATGGGCGCATGGCTCCACGAGGGGATGTCGAACGTCAACATAGTCACCAACAAAATCCGCACCAAGCTCGGCAAGAAGCCCAGTGACTTTAGTTCGAACGCAAAAAAGCGCGTGAAGTCCTTCATTCGATACTTCACCAACTTTGAGGATCGAATCTGTGTCGATGCAAAGAATGGCGGGTTTGACGGAGTGGTTTGCGGACATATCCACCGACCTGCGTTCGAAATCAACGACGAAGCCGGAATCATGTACATCAACACCGGCGACTGGATGGATCACTGCACGGCAATGGTCGAACACCAGGACGGCCGACTCGAAATGCTCAAATGGTGTCCCGCTTCTGAGTCGCTCCAACGAGCCTCAACGTCTCTAACTTCTGCGGGTCGCGAGTTACTCTAG
- a CDS encoding agmatinase family protein: MAKLFDDPHWPRASTLLRSDKDSNEFDVGVVGIPCNASITPGNCHLSPAAIRESLALFSPYDLAHEQDLSELSIQDFGDLEVKDRTLDEVREELTKWLNSLAKPNAALVLLGGDNSITRPGVHALGEPLEGIGLLTFDAHFDLRDLGHGYHNGNPVRALLEDGLPGQNILQVGIQSFANSKDYAKIARQEGMKMILADQIHEQPFAQTIDEIDRFFGPDIHTIYVDFDIDVLDRGWCPGAPGARPGGILPWQAKKFAFEVGRNPRVRALDLVELDPSLDQNRVTQLAAASILLSFLSGVSCR, translated from the coding sequence ATGGCAAAGTTGTTTGATGATCCGCACTGGCCCAGAGCGTCGACGCTTTTGCGCTCAGATAAGGATTCGAATGAGTTCGATGTGGGCGTCGTCGGAATACCGTGCAATGCCTCTATTACTCCTGGGAATTGCCACCTGTCACCGGCAGCTATTCGAGAGTCTCTCGCGCTGTTTAGCCCATACGATCTTGCCCATGAGCAAGACCTTTCAGAACTATCAATCCAGGATTTTGGTGACCTTGAGGTCAAAGATCGTACCCTTGACGAAGTTAGAGAGGAACTCACCAAATGGTTAAACAGCCTTGCCAAGCCGAATGCTGCCTTGGTGCTCCTTGGTGGCGATAACAGCATCACGAGGCCAGGAGTTCATGCGCTCGGCGAACCTCTTGAGGGCATCGGATTACTCACTTTTGATGCTCACTTCGACTTGCGGGATCTTGGGCATGGTTACCATAACGGGAATCCTGTGCGCGCGCTCTTAGAAGACGGACTTCCAGGTCAGAACATCTTGCAAGTCGGAATCCAGAGCTTTGCAAATTCTAAGGATTACGCGAAAATTGCACGGCAAGAAGGGATGAAGATGATCCTTGCGGACCAGATTCATGAACAGCCTTTCGCGCAGACGATCGACGAGATTGATCGGTTTTTTGGGCCAGACATCCACACCATTTATGTCGATTTTGATATTGATGTTCTCGATCGTGGATGGTGTCCAGGAGCACCTGGAGCGCGGCCCGGAGGGATTCTGCCTTGGCAAGCAAAGAAGTTCGCATTTGAAGTAGGTCGCAACCCACGTGTTCGAGCACTTGATCTCGTCGAACTCGATCCTAGCTTGGATCAAAATCGGGTCACTCAGCTCGCTGCCGCATCGATATTGCTTAGTTTCTTATCAGGTGTCAGTTGCCGGTGA
- a CDS encoding J domain-containing protein, with protein sequence MSGEFKRAFNIAQGYISKEWERITAVEREDAIQELDIPAQVRGREEDTLLPQNVVRDAAHARRVLDVSESATFDDVQTAYKKLCELSDPAQFGSGTQEFIRARRIQRSIHQAYKILSEEFSITERRFKSLEID encoded by the coding sequence ATGAGCGGCGAATTCAAGCGAGCATTCAATATTGCGCAGGGCTACATTTCGAAAGAATGGGAGCGAATAACTGCGGTCGAGCGAGAGGATGCAATCCAGGAGCTAGATATTCCCGCGCAAGTTCGAGGCAGGGAGGAAGACACCTTGCTGCCGCAAAACGTGGTTCGTGACGCTGCTCACGCCCGACGAGTGCTTGATGTAAGCGAATCCGCCACATTCGACGATGTGCAAACTGCCTACAAGAAACTGTGCGAATTGAGCGATCCTGCTCAGTTTGGTTCTGGAACTCAAGAATTCATTCGCGCGAGACGAATCCAGCGGAGCATTCACCAAGCGTACAAGATTCTGAGCGAGGAGTTCTCGATCACCGAGAGACGGTTCAAATCGCTCGAAATCGATTGA
- a CDS encoding imidazolonepropionase, translating into MNCRQLVTLSGAKGPRTGGALSEVHTISNGAFVVEDGQIVWVGKSEDVPQCVDSIDAGGRLVTPGLVDCHTHCVFGGDRIDEFGWRCEGKSYQEIAASGGGIKSTIRCTRELSESELTEVARKNIQRLINHGTTTIEIKSGYGQCADSEARSLRAARAAAAQFGSENFKFTLLGAHACPEEWSSPEQYVNHLVSVILPECAPLADYADAFVEEKYFSKRELMPYLEAAKDAGLMLRLHVDQLTDGDGAGFAAEVGAVSADHLEQTNLAGIQAMKQAGVFPVLLPGSVLGLGLEKYPDARAMVAHELPICLATDFNPGSSPVTSMAFVMALSCRRMGISPAQALVASTINPAVSLDLADRKGSIEVGKDADFVIWDATRYEELAYTMPGPDVVATFIQGNLVSTMPFLA; encoded by the coding sequence GTGAATTGTCGCCAGTTGGTGACCCTTTCTGGGGCGAAGGGGCCGCGAACTGGTGGCGCACTTAGCGAAGTTCATACGATCAGCAACGGGGCATTTGTCGTCGAAGATGGCCAGATCGTTTGGGTGGGGAAGTCTGAAGATGTCCCACAGTGCGTAGACTCTATTGATGCTGGTGGGCGACTTGTCACGCCTGGATTGGTCGATTGCCACACACATTGTGTCTTCGGCGGAGACCGAATCGATGAGTTTGGGTGGCGATGCGAAGGGAAGAGCTATCAGGAAATTGCAGCATCTGGCGGTGGGATCAAGTCCACCATTCGTTGCACTAGAGAACTTAGCGAATCCGAACTGACTGAAGTTGCTAGAAAGAATATTCAGCGATTGATCAACCACGGCACGACAACCATCGAAATCAAGTCTGGCTATGGACAATGCGCCGATTCCGAGGCGCGGAGTCTACGAGCAGCCAGAGCTGCTGCTGCCCAATTTGGTAGCGAGAACTTCAAATTCACCTTGCTAGGCGCCCATGCTTGCCCGGAAGAGTGGTCCAGTCCCGAGCAGTATGTTAACCATTTGGTGAGTGTGATTTTGCCGGAGTGCGCGCCACTTGCAGACTATGCAGATGCGTTCGTCGAAGAGAAGTACTTCTCGAAGCGAGAGTTGATGCCATACCTTGAAGCGGCCAAGGACGCTGGACTAATGCTTAGGTTGCATGTCGATCAACTCACCGATGGAGATGGTGCCGGGTTTGCTGCGGAAGTCGGCGCGGTTTCAGCGGATCATTTGGAGCAAACGAATCTTGCTGGAATTCAAGCCATGAAGCAAGCAGGAGTCTTCCCGGTCTTGCTTCCAGGATCAGTGCTCGGACTTGGATTGGAAAAGTACCCTGACGCAAGGGCGATGGTTGCGCACGAACTTCCGATCTGCTTGGCGACGGACTTCAACCCGGGAAGTTCACCCGTGACAAGTATGGCGTTTGTGATGGCACTTTCTTGTCGCCGGATGGGGATTTCACCTGCACAAGCCCTCGTCGCTTCCACAATCAACCCTGCCGTGTCCCTCGATCTCGCTGATCGCAAGGGAAGTATCGAAGTCGGAAAGGACGCAGATTTTGTGATCTGGGATGCCACTCGGTATGAAGAACTCGCGTACACTATGCCGGGGCCTGATGTGGTCGCCACCTTTATCCAAGGCAATTTGGTGTCAACGATGCCATTCTTGGCGTAA